In a single window of the Streptomyces sp. NBC_00285 genome:
- a CDS encoding aminotransferase class IV: MTQPVVAEGLLAWSPSRGLTPASVSTAPLLVADSWLVRDGRVRGFERHRERFLRACGEAGGPPLRRLLEFWRDMADTLPRTGEWFPRVELGPRSLELRLLLRHAPPLGAGVRVWAAGQSDPRIVPRRKGPDLGTLARVRERAAGQGAEEAVLVVPSGTVLEAATASVLWWEDDTLCLPPPRLPVLPGVTVALVQERARRDGIHVAHRERTVAELDGREVWLVNALHGIRPVTGWTGGTLRAAPAVRAPEWRAWLDDIMEPLPSY, encoded by the coding sequence GTGACACAACCGGTCGTCGCGGAGGGCCTGTTGGCATGGTCACCGAGCCGGGGGCTGACCCCGGCGTCGGTGTCGACGGCGCCTCTGCTGGTCGCGGACTCCTGGCTCGTACGGGACGGCAGGGTGCGCGGGTTCGAACGGCACCGGGAGCGGTTCCTGCGGGCCTGCGGCGAGGCCGGCGGACCACCGTTGCGCCGGTTGCTGGAGTTCTGGCGGGACATGGCCGACACGTTGCCGCGTACGGGTGAGTGGTTCCCCCGGGTCGAACTCGGGCCCCGCTCCCTGGAGTTGCGGCTGCTCCTGCGGCACGCGCCCCCGCTCGGGGCGGGTGTGCGGGTCTGGGCCGCGGGCCAGTCCGATCCGCGAATCGTGCCCCGGCGCAAGGGCCCGGACCTCGGCACCCTCGCCCGAGTGCGCGAGCGGGCGGCCGGACAGGGCGCGGAGGAGGCGGTGCTGGTCGTGCCCTCCGGCACCGTGCTGGAGGCGGCCACGGCCAGCGTCCTGTGGTGGGAGGACGACACCCTGTGCCTGCCTCCGCCCAGGCTGCCGGTCCTGCCCGGGGTGACCGTCGCCCTCGTTCAGGAGCGGGCCCGGCGCGACGGGATCCACGTCGCCCACCGGGAGCGGACCGTGGCCGAGCTGGACGGCCGTGAGGTGTGGCTGGTGAACGCGCTGCACGGAATCCGGCCGGTGACGGGATGGACCGGAGGGACTCTGCGGGC